CTCAATCAAACATTTCCTTGAATTATTATTTTCACATTGtagagatttatttaatgacaaGAAGTTAGTGGAGTacttgaagcagagttcttttgatgCTGTGTTTCTGGATCCTTTTGATATGTGCGGCTTAACTGTGGCCAAGTATTTGTCACTCCCTTCAGTGGTCTCTTCAAGAGGTATATTTTGTCACTATCTTGAAGAAGGTGCCCAGTGCCCCAGTGCACTGTCTTATGTTCCCAGACTTCTTTTGAAACTCACAGACACCATGACTTTCAAGGAGAGAGTGTGGAACCACATCTCCTACATGGAGGAGCATATATTTTGCCCCCAATCTTTGAAAACTGCTACAGACATTGCCTCTGAAGTTCTCCAGACCCCAGTGACTGTGAATGATCTCTTCAGCCAAGTATCTATTTGGTTGTTACGCACAGACTTTGTGTTAGATTTCCCCAGACCTGTGATGCCCAACATGGTCTTCATTGGTGGAATCAACTGCCAACAAAGAAAGCCGATTTCCAAGGTACGTTATTTGTTGTTTATCACATGAAAAGAGCCCTGGGTTtggcaaataaaaaaagaaattctttactGAGctgtaatttattatttatatcacTGCATACGGAATTTCTTCCTGGGTAGTAGTATTGTTTTGTGTCAATTCACTGATTAGGAAACAATTCTGTATAGGTGCCCTATTCATATGTCTGTGTACACCTGTGACATAATTGCCTATACATTCCAAGCAGCAATCTAATTTTAAATATCTATGTATGCCTtcctatttttgtgtgtgtggcaggggccATGAAATTAAGAGGGGAGGGGACAAAGAAAAGTTTCCtgaggaggaaaagagacagaAATGGTAGGAAGAGAACATATGGAGTGTAAGGCTGACTAGAGAAAGAGTGGGgtaaacagaaaagacaaaatgtCTGAAAAATGCCAAAATGCCACGGAATACtctgtatgctaacttaaaaagtGATTTAAAGACACAAAAATATTTCAAGCTACATTATACTACTTTTTagaaatttttaagatttttaagccATGAAGCAGTCCTCATTATTTGTTGGCTGCACTCTATAGAGTGCACATGCGACTTTTCCAAATTTTATAAAATCATTGATATGACATGAGCATTGCTGAGTTGTTTTAGTGGACCTTGTTCTCAGGGTGTCCTCCATCCCTACTTCTGCCACTCCAActccttctgcctctcttcctcggggtttcctgagctctgaggggagggatttgacagAGCTGTCTCGTTTAGAGCTGTGTGCTCCAaggtctttctgtgtgtctctgcacttgttcccatctgttgcaTGAGGCCCCGGAAAAatatctctgatgatggctgactaaggcactgatccatgagtatagcagaatgtcatgagTCGTTTAATTGTTATCTTTCCCCTTAAGAACAGGAGTATTTGGTTTAATCCTAGCTGTATGGACTTATAGACTctagttcttggtcacccaatcagtgtcaggtatgggttccattcaTGATGTGGGCCTTAATTCAAATCAGACATCGGGTGGTTACTCCCACAAGGTTTTGTCTCCATTGCCCTCGtgaactgttttttgtttgtttgtttgggatttttttgtggggggtgtttcaagacaaggtttctctgagtagctttggagccttttctggaacttattctgtagactagactggccttgaactcacagatccacctgccgctgcctcccatgagctgggattaaaggtgtgcaccaccacaacgtGGCTCTGACCTAGTGTATTTTACAGGCAAGACAGATCATAGGTCAAAGgatttgtggttgggttggtgtttcctgttctcttttagtggctttcagacacacacacagacacacacatacacacacacacacacacacacacacacacacacacacacacacaagctccaCCACCCTCGATCTCACATACCACTCCCCCATTCACACACACTATGCTCAGCTACACACAAAAACATATGTGGGCCAACAGGGGCTCTTGATAAATACTTGTATACAGCATGACACAAATctaaaaagtaacaacaacaacaccagtACAGTTTATATATCTATCCCATTATTTCCTATGGCAGCCATGTTTCCCATACAGTGTTTGTGCTGACAGGGAACAGAAGTTATGTTAACAGAAGTGTGGAGTTAAAGCTGTGTTTGAGAAAGAAACACTGATGAGTGGCTGTTTGTGACTATGTGTGTCTAggcgtgtatgtgtatgcattgtGTTAGGGCCTACCTAGGGGACTTGATGATGGTTATAACACAACACTGAGGAGTTTCCCTGGAGATTTCATTACACAGGTTTAATTAAATCGTACAGCAATGGGGACTCCATGAAGCTTCCATAGCCACAGGAGCAACTCAGAGTTGGTTTGACTCTGCACCAGCCCTTCCCTACACAAGGTGTCCTTTAGTGAGGGACCCGCTTTTCTGTGACCATCTCCAGCATTAATTCCTTCTCCCTGCCAACTAactttcccttctctccacccaccctccTTAGTCCACGTTATAATGTGCAAACAAGCAAGCACATTACAGAGGCAGAGACTCTTTACGGacagtttcttcatttttctgaatTCTCAAATTCAAGCACATAACTTGATGATTGTGTTTGGAATCTGGCACTGCAATAGAGGGCGTGATCTTCCCAAGACAAAGGTCACAAGCTTTTCTTTTGTGGAAAACACACAACTAGGTAGTCAGCAAAACCATTTCATTAATTATTCTTCTGGATAAATCATTGGCAGTGAGTATAACTTCACCTTTGAATATATAAATACCTGTCTCCATTGAGGTAGCCTTGGTACCTGTACCTTCCCTGCTGTGTTATTAGAGAGGTAGAGGCTGACTGACAGGATTGTCCTGGGATCGGCTTGTCCTGTCAGCCCTGCAGGTTATTCTAGcctctcttcctgtgtgtgtgtgtgtgtgtgtgtgtgtgtgtgtgtgtgtgtgtgtgtgtccaggcagGTAGGCTGCTGGTGTTGCCTGTGGATGAGAGCCACTGGTTCACCATGAAATCTGTTTTGTATGAACTGTACCACAGAGGCCTAGAGTTAGTGGTGATGCTGTCTGAGGTGGGAGGGCAATGGGGGAAGATCACTGAATTATACGGGCAATAGTCACTCAGCTTCTCATGCTCTGGAGGGTTTTGACTGAGTATCAAGGTTGTTGCTGACACATAGTGGGTAACTCAGCAGATCAGTATGCTTTCTCTAACAGCAACCTCAACCAAAGGGTCTGATGACATCATCTTTTCACTGTGGAGGAATCTTTTTGGCAGTTAATATCTTACCTATagaagagggttttttgtttgtttgtttgtttttaggcttTTATGGACCCTTTGGATGTGTGCAACTTAGTTGTTGCCAAATATCTTTTCCTTCCACGTGAGATGGTCAGATGGTCAGCAGAGTGATGTTTTGCTCTAATGTTGAAGGAAGCACTCAGGGCGCCAGTCCCTTTCCCCTGTTCCTAATCTTCTGCACCTCCTCCCAGATACCATGACTGTCAAATAAAGAGAGTCCCAAATCCAAAAGTCACTGTCCCAGGTATGTTATCTGTCCTTTAGCACAGAAAGGGTTGCCTGGCTTTAGATGTTGAGGGTGGGAGGAGATTCCTTACTAAACTGTGGTTTTTCATTTATGTTTGTCAGGTTACAGTTTCTGGTTCAATGCATTTCTTCTTGCCAATTTACTTAAGTCACTTATAAATCTGCCCTCActgctgtgtatgtatgtacagttGAATTAGTTATTTATAATTTTCAGGTCGTTTAAAAAATACTGGTTTTATACCAATCCCTTCAAAGCATTCTTTTATTCCATCCCTGGGTTCCTCACTTATGAAAGTGCTTCAGGAGATAAATATGCTgtgtttgaaaacatttttgaaattattttgcaATGAATGTGTATGTAGGATGCATCATTTGATATTTACTTTATGAAAATAATATCTGTTTATTGGTGCAGCATGCTGCTCCTTAACCTTGTACTCTGCTTGGTAACTATCACTGACATCTTCACAGGCAGGATCCTACAGATGTGCTGTGGTCTTCAACAGCTGCTTTAAAATCTTCGTGTTCGACCAGCCTCTAGCAATAGACACTTgagtttttgcttcatttttctcttgtGGACAGAGCTGTGTGCAAAGCATCCTGAAATACCTGTTTCCTGTTtaactctttccatttttttcttatctcAGGCTGGAATCCTAGATGCAGAATGACCAGGTCTAATTGTACGCATGTTattgtatatgtatcacattacATTTTCTAAGTTTGAGAAATAGATTTTAAACTACAAATAAAGTGACCCTAAGATGAAAGTTGAGTGACAATGGTAACTTTtccactccctctctcccttcagaTGTCGTCCAATTAATAAAGCTGTATTAACTCCTCTGGGAAAAATATTGTATGTAGCCACTTATTATTTCCTTGACAGTATTAGAAATTGAACCCAAGTTCTTATACAGGCTAGGCAAACATGttactactgagccatatcctcagccCACTTTTCACTTTTTCATCTGAGACAGGTCTGACTAGGACTAAATTGACCAAGCTACCCttcaactcactctgtaacccagcagGTCAAATTGAGTATTAGTGGGTAATCCTAAGGTCATCCATGAAGTTTACTTATCTTTGTTATTTAATCAAAGCTTTTAGCTTTGTACAAGTGTCATTCTAGAATTTGATGAATACTTTTTTTATATCCTTCcatctatctttttaaaaaatgcagtatATGTTGAGTGTAGACTTGGTCAGGTGTGTGAGTCTATGTACAGGGGTAAATAGGGATAAGCAGGAGCATATCTCCATCAAGATATTACACTTGATTTCCCTAGCATTCCATGACTGAGCACATCGGTTGCATTTTAACTGTCTCATGACAAGGAACAACAAGAAAAATTCCAATTTATTTTGGGCTCATGTTTTTATAAATGGTACTTGAGATCCTAGAAGATGGTAAACCCTGGAGATACACAATATAAGTCCCTTGGTGATGGACTTTGGTGACCAGACAATTTCTTTTGCACTAGGATCATGTGTGTCTGTTCTGATGTCTGCAGGGAGGATGGGGACACTGCTCCTATACTGTGTGCAGGGGACAGACTTGGGACATCAACACTTAGATCCAAGCCAAAGGCTTTGCATGACCACTGTTTAGACAGAAGTAAAAACTGATTAGTGTCCTTGTTTAAACAATATGGATCTAATGCCATGTATCCTGACTAATTAATCTATACCAGGTCTAAGACTGCATCAGCCCCATGTTTCCCTGTTACCTGTGCTTAGGTTCCTGGCAACAGTTCTCCCCTGGATCTATGGTGACAACCAAAAGTGTGGGCAAGGTGTGCATGTTGGTCACTAGGAACTCTTTCTCTAGTTTCCTGACTATTATGCCTTAGGTAGTTTATCTGTGTCATTTCCAAAAGTCAAAGAGTGCTAGCAGTGTTTCCAGCTGTCTCCTCCTGGAAAACCAGAAGTACACAGCCACTTGACTTCAAGTTCTTCCAGGTTGGGACACAGTTGGAAGGGCAAGTGTGTGAGGGGGAGATTTTCAGAGTTTGGGAGCTGTTGGGATTGGTAGAAACGATGGTGTCACAGGCCTTGGCATTAGTGACAAGAATTAGCCCTCAAGCTGGGTGGTTTGAACATTATGCCAGCGACCTGGGTTTGTCATCTTCATGTAGTTTTCTTCCCTTGAAAGCTGTTGCCGTCCCTGCTTCTCCAAATAGTTGAGCGTCACTTTTCTTATTGAGCTTTAGATAGCAAAGGGAAGGGGCACAAATTAATGACAGACTGCATATGTCACCAGAGTAACTGTAGCTCCCTCAAAGCTGGTGAGTAGGTGGGCGATTGGCTAGTCCTTGTGACTAGTCCTTGTTCACTCCTCATCTCTGCAAGTCTGAGGGCTGCCCAGCTAGATAGAAGAATTGTGTCTAGCTGTAATGATATCCTTGACCAAGCTTAATGGGGGGACGGATATGAGGTCTGGTCCCACAGGGACTGGATGCATGTTTACctggttttgtttggattttctgGACAGGGTTTTGTGTGTAGcccctgtcctgaaactcattctgtagaataggctggcctcaaagtcacagagatctaccagcctctgcttttggagttctgggattaatggtatgtgccaccatagccCATCCAATCCTGTGTGTTTAGTGCagtgagatgatgatgatgatgatgatgatgatgatgatgatgatgattaacaGAAGCCATGAGTGACTGTGGGCTGTGAGAGAGTACTCTGCTGTCTCGGCTCACTCTTTCATCTCAGACCTGCCTGGCTCTACTCCTGCACAATGGTATTCCTTTCATCATCAGCCAGAAGGTACAGCCAACCTTGCTGGTTGTCACAAGTAGGATCTTGGGTCCACAGATGTTCAAAGGAGTCCCATGTCTGTGGAGTCCATGAGCAAGTGGGATGTGAAATATGTCTACATATTTCAAGGTTGGCTTATCATCATATCCAGATATTTCAAGGTTGGCTTCTCTTCATATCCAGGTCAGTGCTTAGGATCTGGGACTCATACTAACACCCAAGGGGAATAGCTCCACTTGCTATTGGTCCTAGTGACTGTGAGTACATTTTTGCCAGTGCTACACTACTTAGTTGTAGTATCTTTGTGGTATAGTTGGAAAGCAGGTGTGTAACACCCCCAGCCTTATTATTTTGCCTTCACCATCTAGAATCCTTTGTGGATCTTTATGGACTTTATGATTATTCTCATTTTGTGTGAAGAATGTACATTGAAATTCTAACAGGGATGATATTAAATCTACAGATCTCTGAGGGGATGTCCTAGTGAGGTTTCTGTTGGTGGAATAACcacatgacaaaaagcaactggGAATGGAAGGTTTATTTCACCTTCAGATggcagtccatcatgaagggaagtcagggaaggaactcaggcAGAGTAGgaactctggaggcaggaactgaagcagaggccatggcagCCTCTTAGGCCTACTTTtcatgactttctttctttctttctttctttctttctttctttctttctttctttctttctttcttcttttctttctttctttcttatccaATCTAAGACCTCCTGCCAAGGGGTGATGCTGCTAggtcctcctccatcaatcatttCATCTAGAGAATATCCCACACACTACTGATGAATCAtagaggcagttcctcaattgGCATTCCCTCTTTTCAGGTGACTCTAATTTGTGCtgagttgacaaaaaccaaccaacacagagaactacagacaTCTCAACAGTACTGACTTATCTTACCAGTGAGCAGAAGATATCTTGCATTTATGCTTTCCTTTAAATTCCTTCATTCACGTTTTATAGTCTTCAAGAGATTAGGCTGAAAAATCTGCTCTAAGTCATAAGGCCACACTTGGTGTGTGAtgtgtttcttcttcttgttAGCTTAGCAGAAATTATTGTCATGGGGTCTGAGGTTAGGTGGGGAGAATAACCACACAGGGACAAAGGCTAGGTTGACCTTTCTGCCCTGACGTTTTTGGGGTTGACAGAAAACTGGGCAAGCACCACACAGGAACAACACTCACATACTTCTGAGCTGTGGGTGCTTCCCACTGTGAACACCATGTTCTTTCTTCTGTCTATTAGTTGCATAGCTGTGGGCTAAAACGAGTGTTCCCTGGACAGTGACAAGAGAGAGTGCCTCAGAAGCATCTCAGAATGTTAGGAGAGAAAACCATCAGCCAAGAACATTCCCCCTCTCTGCCCCATCCCCAAATATTGGTGTGTGGCTCTGGGGAAGAGAGTAGATTGACATGCTTTAGATGTTCTTTTTATGGTTCTCAGTTGGATTTCATTCAGTTTTGTGGTCCGTGAAGCTAGCTGAGGCTTCCGTCTAAGTGTTTGAGAGGCAAAGGTGTCCTAGTCTCTGAGTAATTGTtaaggaggatttctgtgagcaGGAGGAATGTGAGAATTCAGATTGTACCAATTGCTGAAATCACTGTCCTTAGTTTTGCTTTTCAAAGACAAGGATCAGAAAGTGCCACTTGGTGCCTAGGACAAAGTCCTGTAATGTATAGGTTTCTTAAATGAATGGTGTTGTCTTCCTAATAAGAATTGGGTAGTAATGTTGCCTGTTGAATCCCTCACTGACTCCTCCTCAGGTTTCCTGACACACATCACACTGTTTCCCATTGAGAGCATCTCAAAACTGTGTAATGCAGTGGGAGCACATGCAACAACACAGGTTTTCTTGTGTCCTTTTTCTGTGCAGGCCCACTATAGCTCTCCTAGTACCTGTGgctatgttttgttttccagGAGCTTGAGGATTCAGCTTCCTAGTCtgtttttttgtgatttttttttggcaGAGATCCACCATGTATACTAACATCTAACCCTGGAAGAAGAAAATAGTGACAACCTCAAGGAGGCAGAGCTCATGTTGACTTCTCTACCTGGATGGGCCTTAGTCTGGTTATCGGATGGTCTGTCTTTGCTGTCTAGTGACAATACTGTGGAAAGTAGCTGGATGGGTAATGCAGTAGTGTCTGGTCCAGTGAGTCGGAAGTTAACTTCTCTGGTCAGGCAGTTTCTGAAATTGTATCTGACACTGAGCAAAGCTGCAGACTAGTCTCTGAGGTTAGAGTATCCTGCTCAGAGTCAGATCATCACAGCACCAGATCTTCACAGGATCAGACACTATGTTTTGTGGTCTATTGGCTTAAgatgtgttttattcttttgttctgtggaatatttgtttagtgatgcaaagatgtgtagcattattttatgttgcatttgtttaactctgtgaagctgtgttagtttgcctgcctaaaacacctgattggtgtaataaagagctgaatggtcaggAGAGGGATAGTTGGAGctaccaggcagagagaataaataggaggagaaatctaggctcaggaaaagggggaggagcaagaaaaggagaaggagaggaggacgccagaggccagctacccagccacgcAACCAGCCATCgagtaagaagaaaatgaaaggatatagaatagagaaaggtaaaagtccagaggcaaaatgtagaagaagagaagtgggttaatttaagttaaattaGTAGAGCTGACTACAAATGAGCTCAGCTAAGGCTGgaaattcataaataagaataagactctgtgtgtttatttggtagcTGGTGGTGGGCACTcccaaaaataaaaccaactgcATGTATGCACAATGGATTGCCTCTCTTCTGGGGCAGAGCTGTATGGTAAGTTTCTGCCTAAACTGAGTGCTTGTCTGAATTCCCAATAAATCAAGCCTGGCTCCTTCTCTAAAGTATGCAGAGGTGGAATTTAGCTGTCAGGGTGGAGCTGTTGCACAACCTTTCAAGTTGAGGGGACCCACTGCTTGACTTCCCCAGACAAGCAGGACTAACTCCTCTAGTTCTGGAACCTGGGAAAGAGGGAGGCCCTTTACCTGGTTAGAGTTATTGGCCAACTCTTTTCTAGATTATTATAGCTGTTGCTTGGTTTCTACTATAGGATCCATTGAGGTGGCAGTCTCTTAATATGAGGATCATGGGCCAATATATAtttagtaaattatttttattttatgatttggtgttttccctgcatgtatgtctgtataaggGTGTCAGAAAcactggaattagagttacagacaggtgtgagctaccatgtggatgcttggaattgaacccaggtcttctggaagagcagccagtggttccaaccactgagccttctctccagcttcaTACctgcttttgaatttttttccgaGTTCAGCTTCTATTTGCATTCTTAAAAGGGCCAGACTTTGCTTCTCTGAGGTCCCCAGAGGAGGACACCTATATGCCCAGACCTGGTTACTGGGTCTTCTTTCATGGATGAATGAAGTCAGTATTGGCTTCCTAGGCCAATCATTACTAGCCCCAACATTTTTCTAGAATTGGTTGAGGTGCCACTTTTCCTGTTTGGGAGGGCTTAAATGGGTGCACTCAGAATTTGGGCCAGAAAACACAGTCCAAAGACTCAGGTAGCTTTGAACCTACTCTGCTGATAGAAAAGGCAACCAGTTTTGCTTCagggatggtatgtggagtgggCATATGTGGCAGCCACACTGAGG
The nucleotide sequence above comes from Peromyscus eremicus chromosome 13, PerEre_H2_v1, whole genome shotgun sequence. Encoded proteins:
- the LOC131923319 gene encoding UDP-glucuronosyltransferase 1A7-like; amino-acid sequence: MAPVGLPASLPLCVCLLLASGFAQADRLLVVPMDGSHWFTMQMVVEKLIHRGHEVVAVVPEVSWQLGKSLNLTVKTYSTSHTLEDMNREFKYFFDTQWKNPEQSMVSFLTGSIKHFLELLFSHCRDLFNDKKLVEYLKQSSFDAVFLDPFDMCGLTVAKYLSLPSVVSSRGIFCHYLEEGAQCPSALSYVPRLLLKLTDTMTFKERVWNHISYMEEHIFCPQSLKTATDIASEVLQTPVTVNDLFSQVSIWLLRTDFVLDFPRPVMPNMVFIGGINCQQRKPISKVRYLLFIT